Genomic window (Pristiophorus japonicus isolate sPriJap1 chromosome 9, sPriJap1.hap1, whole genome shotgun sequence):
tgaattggaatcggacagttaatgaggagagagaaacacagagaggctggaggggcggggagctgacagcaggatgtctccgccccgtccgctcgctgcctttaagttgctctgtgccgccgcctcccgtttcatttctgaccgatctcttgactgtcagagagattttccacagagtcgcggacatgactgacactgcagccgccgaaacggctcctcctgccgccgctgctcaaaccaaggctcccagtaagaagaagaaggcggctccccgctccaagccagccggtcccacgttgggcgaacagatcctcaaggttgtggccgatggcagcgatcgcaaggggatgtccctgaccgcgataaagaaggctctggcggccaaaggcgtggatgtggagaagcgcgggtcccagatcaggttcagtatcaagaggaatgtgacaaatggcttcctggtgcagaccaagggcacgggcgcctcgggctccttcaaagtcgctaagaaggaaaaccaggggaaagtgggaaggaaggtgaagaaaccggcagccaagaaatctccagccaagaaaccagcagccaagaaatctccggccaagaaaccagcagccaagaaatcttcggccaagaaaccagcagccaagaaggcGCTAACAGTAAAAAAGACACCGAAAGCGGCGGCTGGGAAGAAGTTGGTGACGAAGAAGGCCTCAGGCGCAAAGGTAaaggcggccaaaaaggtggaaaaaccgagggccaaggccaaatcagcaaaacccaagaaagcagcgcccaaaaagtaaataaaaagtgcaatttgtaaacatctgaacccaaaggctcttctcagagccacacacgcctctcagaaaagagctgatccccgaatcaaatgatccctgtcccggggccgggctcagatttcAGACAGAAATCATTGAACATGAAGCCAGGATACCTGGTGACTCGCTGAtattggctgcacccacccctccccccagtgtctgcaataaaacccacagaatgggatgtccggcccgggcctcactgtaactggggatgtgttcggctccagtctcagtttctggtcattgtcatttcacagattcaaTGGGAGAGTCTGAGACGGTGATACTGGCGGAGATACCcctcctcacaactcaaaccccaaacaccacattctccaaatcagctggaataaggtgtttgtaaactgctgaacccgtctctgagaggaagtgtggggagatgaaataaggtctgagattgacagggaaggggctgtatataggcgggaatattcgcgattgttaattgtaacgggactttatttaaaagcttctggttcatggaagccttgaagatgaattccgagtctgtaagggtttgtgcggagcgctgtgtttcggttctattgtgggaaaacggtttgaaattggcggctgcagaaagctggaggcggagctggaagaccagaggccgctctctgctctgtctgtcaatcttgactctgtctcctccccttcccgcctctctcactctgcgctttctcagtcaggtcggctccGGCTCTATAAAATGGAGCCGGGAGGAGCTCGCTTCTCATTCAGCGGCTGTCTGAGTGAAGAATCATGATGTCTGGTCGAGGTAAAGGTGgtaaaggactgggtaaaggcggagcaaagcggcaccgtaaagtgctccatgataacatccagagcatcaccaaaccagctatccgccgcctggctcgccgtggcggtgtcaagcggatctcaggcctgatctacgaggagacccgtggggcgctgaaggttttcctggagaatgtgatcagggatgcggtcacctacactgagcacgccagGCGCAAGacgggtcactgccatggatgtggtgtacgctctgaagcggcagggccgcactctctatggattcggcggctgattaACTCGACCCTTCtcccccaaacacaacacaaaggctcttctcagaaccacccaccgcctcacagagagaccAGTGACCTGGGGATGGGAGCGTGGACAATTTGGTTGGGAAATGGTTTTGGCTGTTTAATTAATGGAAAGaaatatttggatttatatagtgcctttcacgaccaccgaacgcctcaagaccaatcaagtacttttggagtgtagtcgctgtaggaatatgggaattattaaatattttacaagTATTGTAAATGTGAGAGATCAGAAATTTCGGCTGACAGTCACAATTACCGGGTGGGATACACAGTCCCCTTTACCCAGACATTACAGTCTTCCCTCACGGATAATTCCTGTCATGTGAGGTTTCTGTGAGAATCGGTTAAATGGGACGGCACTGGCGGGATCGATGCGGGACTTTATGTTTACAGGAAGCAGTGACCGGGGATTTATTCCCGCCCGGTACAGACCGATTAGGGAATGgaacagaattcaaaccggaatgttaCAGAGAAATGGACttggtgacttataatggggcacaatcgccgttataaagagcgggatttttaaattgctggcgggaaattagagtttctttaatctctgttggttgatactgtgaaattggcgggctttttgaaattgaccaactgtcagtttcagttcagccaatcaaggcccagtaatccccgcccttcattttcactctcggtgcttggttcaaacttgattggcgGTCGGGCTGCAGCCAATCACAGCCCTTGGGGCGGACCATCACACACTTTAAAAGGAGGCCCCAGAGGAGGCTCCGCATCAACAGTCCTTGTGTCCCAGATTTTATTTTGTGTTGAGATCCgttcagaaaatggccaggaccaagcagacagcgcgcaaatccaccggagggaaagctcctcgcaaacagctagcgaccaaagcggcccggaagagcgctccggccacgggcggagtgaagaagcctcatcgctacagacccggcaccgtggctctgagggagatccgccgataccaaaaatccaccgagctgctgatccgcaaacttcccttccagcgcctggtgcgggagatcgctcaggacttcaagaccgacctgcgcttccagagctcggccgtcatggccctgcaggaggccagcgaggcttacctggtggggctctttgaggatACCAACCTGTGCGCTAttcacgccaagcgagtcaccatcatgcccaaagacatccagctcgcccgccgcatccgcggggagcgcgcctagactccccctgcctcggctcgaagcttcagcaccaagtgcaacaacggctcttttcagagccaccaaatcagcaaaggaaagagctgcgatttcctgtaaccagagcttcgtgttgttcattaacccattgtagggacgggcagagggtgagggactGATTACAGATCGTGTGTTTATATACCAGCTCCGTTCACATAGGAGTTATTGACGATTAACTAATGAACCCTTTAATATTTTCAGAAACTGACATCGGCTTTGCGTCGCTCTGACCTCGAGTTCCCCGGGGCAgagcacagatttccccattcGGTGTTGCCGGAGAATGGGAACAGGCAGATCTGGGAAGCACTGCAATTGACCCAGGTCGTGTGTGTACATCGCTCGCTGCTCCAGTGCGGTCTAAACTGACTGGCTTAGTAGAGAAATACACAGCCCAGGAACGGCCGGAGCTCCCGAGAACAGAAGCAGCATTCAAACTATCTCAAACCAGACCaaaattaaactaggcccttttattACTACATTAATTCATCACCGCCGACTCTCTAATTTTCAGATAGACTAAAGAATATTTAAGGAACCggtggcggtatttatacaattgttgagtgacaactgtagttcaattattcgctgttaactggaagagtgtatctgtgagcagagaaccgtaatgcagagactgggaactgaaaactcccccatacggataagtggtaagccatttaggactgagatgaggagaaacttcttcactcagagttgttaacctgtggaattccctaccgcagagttgttgatgccagttcgttacatatattcaagagggagttagatgcggcccttataactaaagggatcaaggggtatggagagaaagcaggaaaggggtactgaggtgaaagatcagccatgatcttattgaatggtagtgcaggctcgaaggaccgaatgcctactcctgcatctattttctatgtttacaggtctaAAACAGACCAATCTCTAGGTACATGAATTAAAGGGCTCTGACTCCATtaagacagtaagcagccctttcacagatactgtgggtggctctgaaaagagcctttgggttattagattaaatcttgtccgctttatttggtcttggacgaagtggtggttttcttgggcagcagcacagcctggatattcggcagcactccaccctgagcgatggtcacctttcacagcagcttgttgagctcctcgtcgttgcgaatggccagctgcaggtgtctgggactttgtgttgtcgcgggccgcattgccggccagctccaggatttcagcggtcagatactcgagcacagcagccatgtagaccggggctccggcacccacacgctcagcgtagttcccctttcgcaggagcctgtgaacacggcccacagggaactgcagtccggctcgggaggagcgagacttggccttggcccgagctttagcgccggtttttcctcttccagacatttccacaagttcagacaaagaatgagaaactcctcccacatcagcCCTTCTTGTAGCTTCTGGAGGGATGCAGAGAGCAAACCTGTGATTGGTCGCCCTGAAGtggatttcattggtcttttccgctGACCAATTACCATCTGTTTAGCCCGCCAATGAAAAGAGGGCGAAAATTACTGTTCGACTTCCAacgaatcttcaatttcaaaaaccccggcaataatttttacaatgcggattatgttaataaattcaccattagccaaagatttccaaacactttttattTCCTTTTGTCGTATTCCATATTGCTTCCAAATTCCAGGATATTACAATTAAGATGAAATTCGGGCCCAGTTTCAAacgttctgtaacgggacacattccagctcaatctttgtacaatttgggaatcacagatcatggatcgatcctccgcacaggcgggagtgagaccagaactgggagttcttctgtgaaaagagaagagggacagagtgttctggtctctgtaagaactcccagtcTGGGCCGTTGCACTCGGAGTCTCGGATTAATAAGCGGGTTGAGCCGAACtagattttttttatatatatatttaaaagggcttgagagagaatgaggggacTAAAGTCTGAGTTTCACCTCCTAAAATATCATAATTCATTGGCAGGCGACCACGGACAGTGTGTGCAGTTTACTGGGAGGGTAATTCATCAGCGAAGTTAAGATTGAACCGGACAGTAAAACcgcttatctgagaattcaaatctaaatctacagctggaactttaaatgttgtcaaacacacttgctcaggaaataactacagtaaattgagtttaaagggtgatgtgtttgtgcagctctttcagagacgttgtgggtggctcttaaaagagccgttgtgtttggggtttgttctgtcaggacagcgtggagttttacttggagctggtgtacttggtcaccgcctttgtcccttccgaaacggcgtgcttggccagctccccgggcagcagcaggcgcacggcggtctggatctcccgagaGCTGATGGTGgatcgcttgttgtaatgggccaggcgggaagcctcacccgcgatgcgctcgaaaatatcgttcacaaaggagttcatgatgcccatggccttggaggagatgccggtgtcggggtgaacctgcttcatcactttgtagatgtatatggagtaactctcctttctcgacttcctgcgcctcttgccgcccttcggtggcgttttcttgatcactttcttggcgcctttcttggcagtaactgattTCTTCTCTTCAGGCATCGCCTTGTTCAATCCGACCCAGACATGACGTAAACTCAGCTCGGagctcgcattatataggcagccccacactccgcccacagccctatgctaatgagggattggtgaaggcaacgattgtgattggttcattcgctgcgttgtcaatttccattgttctgtaatTCTCGGATTGGatatttaaagagaccaatcagatttactgctcgccacaatctcaaattcttgaattaggTCATCAGTTACATCCCCTCCCGAGCCATATTCTGTTATTTATCGATCTAGATGTCTACATGTtcgacagacattgaccggtttgtatcCGAGATTGCTTGAGGGTCACTTCTGGTCAGGtcttgggagtccttctgtgagggCAAAAAaccctcactgtccttccgccctgatgctgccttcctcccacacctttcttatctgtcactgctgtaactatattagttgtttcagtattaccttcactggaatatgccgtaccttctgtgctgtaaacggcctatttcccttagcacaagggaattaaagtaattggcaggtttagaggggaaatttcttcacgcagagggtgggggtctggaactcactgcctgaatgggtggtcgaggcagaaaacccacccacccgaagaccacctaaTAAGACTGTGTTCttctgccatctggggagtgcaccccagcaaaacacccacccagcactgtgaggggagacctgccctcacagcttccctctttcccaccccctcactctctctctctctctgtctctcccctctctccgagagcactttcctcctaattaaaaaatcaaggcaactgagcagagggagcaaggtccctccccaatcgttaactaggggagaggtgtgcctcattaagagctccctctgctcacatATTTAACAAGGCCTATTAAGACAATTAAGGTCTGTGACTCTGGGGtaagtgtagcccttaaagggaccccgtgatggcgaccccatccacgtcggtggcagggccagttAAGACTTACGCGCAAGCGGCATCCGTAGCCACGGCGCTTCctacgcctcctgctgccctgccaccatttagattaataactaaaaaacatggggtcaagagctacactcaccccactatgagcatcaaggagtgcgtgcgggcgatggctggggtagtcggcccctcggccatagtCGTGGCCTCCATGAtgtccgggaaggctgtgttcttcctggggtcggagcgggcggtgtccctggccctgaaaaggggctcatggtgggcgggacattccagccggtggaccctctcgaggccaccgcgcagagtgtCATTCTTtctaatgtcccgccctttgttcctgctgagctcctgctcccccacctacatcaactgggtgaggcaaggtcggggattaacccgataccgctcggcctcagggagaccagcctgcgtcacgtgttctccttccgccgccagctttttgtccggctggcgcgggaggagacgacggagggcaccttcaacgtggtgcatgaggggactgcctaccgcgtcttttggatgtcggacggcgtgcagtgccatgcctgtagggaggtggggcatgttcgtaagaactgccccactTCCAAGGTTGCCAaaacaccaaaggcggccaaggctggcgccgccgccacccctccccctagtagcctcCGCGTGGGTGCGCggacatcgtcggaggcctttgtcttcatggcctccggcggggggtagGGTGAGCGTCCGGGCGGAAGGAAGGCATGGAGGAAGGTGAAATACCTCGagacgggtcccctcagtgcgccggacagcCCGATCACCACGCTCGGCCTACCCGTCGTCACCGGCAAGCGACCAATTCTGCAGagaggctcgggcgcgggcaagaaaaacaaaaggggggagcagagcgggaggcctcggcacacatggaggtctccctgcctccgcatccccctcagacaaaaaaggaggcgccgctccaatgaggcagagggagaacaacatccctccacggagaaGTCGATGCCTGCCGCatgtcctgcgtcccccaccagcgcccccaaaccgcaccgtaggcggggggaatctgtccccagggaggg
Coding sequences:
- the LOC139272833 gene encoding histone H3, producing the protein MARTKQTARKSTGGKAPRKQLATKAARKSAPATGGVKKPHRYRPGTVALREIRRYQKSTELLIRKLPFQRLVREIAQDFKTDLRFQSSAVMALQEASEAYLVGLFEDTNLCAIHAKRVTIMPKDIQLARRIRGERA